In a genomic window of Lycium ferocissimum isolate CSIRO_LF1 chromosome 9, AGI_CSIRO_Lferr_CH_V1, whole genome shotgun sequence:
- the LOC132030818 gene encoding pyrophosphate-energized vacuolar membrane proton pump, translating into MMGATILPELGTEILIPVCALIGIGFALIQWVIVSKVTVSIDSKSSSGDGKNNGYSEALIEEEEGINDHSVVHKCAEIQNAISEGATSFLFTEYQYVGVFMVAFAILIFLFLGSVEGFSTKNQACTYDSSRMCKPALATAVFSTISFLLGAVTSVISGFLGMKIATYANARTTLEARKGVGKAFIVAFRSGAVMGFLLAANGLLVLYIAINLFKLYYGDDWEGLFEAITGYGLGGSSMALFGRVGGGIYTKAADVGADLVGKVERNIPEDDPRNPAVIADNVGDNVGDIAGMGSDLFGSYAESSCAALVVASISSFGVNHEFTAMLYPLLISSVGILVCLLTTLFATDFFEVKAVKEIEPALKKQLVISTVLMTIGIAFVSWIALPSTFTIFNFGIQKEVQSWQLFLCVGVGLWAGLIIGFVTEYYTSNAYSPVQDVADSCRTGAATNVIFGLALGYKSVIIPIFAIAISIFVSFSFAAMYGIAVAALGMLSTIATGLAIDAYGPISDNAGGIAEMAGMSHRIRERTDALDAAGNTTAAIGKGFAIGSAALVSLALFGAFVSRAGISTVDVLTPKVFIGLLVGAMLPYWFSAMTMKSVGSAALKMVEEVRRQFNTIPGLMEGTAKPDYANCVKISTDASIKEMIPPGALVMLTPLIVGILFGVETLSGVLAGSLVSGVQIAISASNTGGAWDNAKKYIEAGASEHARTLGPKGSDPHKAAVIGDTVGDPLKDTSGPSLNILIKLMAVESLVFAPFFATHGGLLFKMF; encoded by the exons ATGATGGGAGCAACAATTCTGCCAGAACTCGGAACGGAGATTCTGATTCCGGTGTGTGCACTCATAGGAATCGGATTCGCGCTAATACAATGGGTGATTGTTTCAAAAGTTACAGTTTCGATTGATAGTAAATCATCATCAGGTGATGGTAAGAATAATGGATATAGTGAAGCActtattgaagaagaagaagggattAATGATCATAGCGTTGTTCATAAGTGCGCTGAAATTCAAAATGCCATTTCTGAAG GTGCAACCTCATTCCTGTTTACGGAATACCAGTATGTTGGTGTTTTCATGGTTGCTTTTGCAATTCTGATCTTCCTGTTCCTCGGCTCTGTTGAGGGTTTCAGCACAAAGAACCAGGCGTGTACATATGACAGCTCCAGAATGTGCAAGCCTGCCCTTGCAACTGCTGTCTTCAGCACCATATCCTTCTTGCTTGGTGCTGTAACCTCTGTGATTTCCGGGTTTCTAGGAATGAAAATTGCAACATATGCAAATGCACGGACTACCTTGGAGGCTAGAAAGGGTGTTGGTAAGGCTTTTATTGTTGCATTCCGTTCTGGTGCTGTGATGGGCTTCCTTCTTGCTGCAAATGGTCTTCTTGTTTTATACATCGCCATCAACCTATTCAAGTTATACTACGGTGATGACTGGGAAGGACTATTTGAGGCTATAACTGGTTATGGGCTTGGTGGGTCATCAATGGCACTTTTTGGTAGAGTTGGTGGAGGCATATACACTAAAGCTGCAGATGTTGGAGCTGATCTTGTAGGCAAGGTGGAGAGAAACATCCCTGAAGATGATCCTAGAAATCCAGCG GTTATTGCTGACAATGTCGGTGACAATGTTGGAGATATTGCTGGGATGGGGTCGGATCTATTTGGATCTTATGCAGAGTCATCGTGTGCTGCCCTTGTTGTTGCTTCTATCTCCTCTTTCGGGGTCAACCATGAGTTCACTGCCATGCTATATCCTCTTCTTATCAGTTCTGTGGGCATCCTTGTGTGTTTGCTGACCACCTTATTTGCTACTGATTTCTTCGAAGTCAAGGCTGTAAAAGAAATTGAGCCAGCATTGAAGAAGCAACTTGTTATCTCTACTGTTCTCATGACAATTGGAATTGCTTTTGTTTCTTGGATTGCCCTCCCATCTACCTTCACAATATTCAATTTTGGAATTCAGAAAGAAGTTCAGAGCTG GCAGTTGTTCTTATGCGTTGGAGTTGGTCTATGGGCTGGACTTATCATTGGATTCGTTACCGAGTACTATACCAGTAATGCTTACAG CCCTGTGCAAGATGTTGCTGATTCCTGCCGCACTGGTGCTGCCACAAATGTTATTTTTGGCCTTGCCTTGGGCTACAAATCAGTTATCATTCCAATTTTTGCCATAGCTATCAGCATCTTTGTTAGCTTCAGTTTTGCTGCAATGTACGGCATTGCAGTAGCTGCTCTTGGAATGCTGAGCACCATAGCTACTGGTTTGGCAATTGATGCCTATGGTCCCATCAGTGACAATGCTGGAGGTATTGCTGAGATGGCTGGGATGAGTCATAGAATCAGAGAGAGAACTGATGCCCTTGATGCTGCAGGAAACACCACCGCTGCTATTGGAAAG GGATTTGCCATTGGGTCTGCTGCTCTTGTGTCTCTGGCCCTCTTTGGTGCATTTGTGAGCCGTGCAGGAATTTCCACAGTAGATGTCTTGACACCGAAAGTATTCATCGGCTTGCTTGTTGGTGCAATGCTTCCTTACTGGTTCTCTGCTATGACAATGAAGAGTGTCGGAAGTGCTGCACTTAAGATGGTTGAGGAAGTGCGCAGGCAATTCAACACCATCCCTGGTCTCATGGAAGGAACCGCAAAGCCTGATTACGCCAACTGTGTCAAGATCTCCACTGATGCATCAATTAAAGAAATGATCCCACCTGGTGCTCTTGTCATGCTTACTCCATTGATTGTAGGGATATTGTTTGGTGTGGAAACCTTGTCTGGTGTGCTTGCAGGATCTCTCGTCTCTGGCGTACAG ATTGCCATCTCTGCATCAAACACTGGTGGAGCCTGGGATAATGCCAAGAAGTACATCGAG GCTGGAGCTTCAGAACATGCAAGAACTCTTGGCCCCAAAGGATCCGATCCACACAAGGCTGCTGTCATTGGTGACACTGTTGGTGACCCTCTCAAGGACACATCTGGACCATCATTGAACATCCTTATCAAGCTGATGGCTGTCGAATCACTCGTTTTCGCTCCCTTTTTTGCTACCCATGGTGGGCTGCTCTTCAAGATGTTTTAA